One Brevibacillus choshinensis genomic window carries:
- a CDS encoding SDR family NAD(P)-dependent oxidoreductase, whose translation MRLQNKIAVVTGAARGIGAAIAHRYAEEGARVVATDVSSAGEEVVAAITSKGGTAVFFQADVSKASEVQALLAFAKENYGVPTILCNNAAINIPGSVVETEEEVWDRTMKVNVKSMFLTSKYFLPEMIEAGGGSVVNMASANSFVAEPRLSAYVTSKGAIHMLTKQMALDFAADNVRVNCICPGWVDTTFNDAHADLFGGRDHVLKSIQDIQPIGRTIQPIEIANVAVFLASDESSAMTGSAVVVDGGLSAK comes from the coding sequence ATGCGTTTACAAAACAAAATTGCAGTCGTAACAGGAGCGGCACGTGGCATCGGAGCGGCCATTGCCCACAGATATGCGGAAGAGGGAGCCCGTGTAGTGGCAACCGACGTTAGCAGCGCAGGGGAAGAAGTGGTGGCAGCTATCACGAGCAAGGGCGGCACCGCCGTGTTTTTTCAGGCTGACGTATCCAAAGCGTCGGAGGTTCAGGCACTCCTGGCTTTTGCCAAGGAAAACTACGGGGTTCCTACGATCCTGTGCAATAACGCGGCGATCAACATCCCAGGCTCCGTCGTCGAAACGGAGGAAGAAGTGTGGGATCGCACGATGAAAGTCAATGTGAAATCCATGTTTCTCACTTCAAAATACTTCCTTCCAGAAATGATTGAGGCAGGGGGAGGCTCCGTGGTAAACATGGCCTCCGCCAACAGCTTTGTCGCAGAGCCACGATTGTCTGCCTATGTAACATCCAAAGGTGCCATTCATATGCTCACCAAGCAAATGGCGCTGGATTTTGCGGCGGATAACGTAAGGGTGAACTGCATTTGCCCGGGATGGGTAGATACGACCTTCAATGACGCCCATGCCGATTTGTTTGGCGGGCGTGACCATGTGCTGAAGAGCATCCAAGATATCCAACCGATCGGGCGTACAATCCAACCGATTGAGATCGCGAATGTAGCAGTGTTCTTGGCTTCTGACGAATCATCTGCGATGACAGGCAGTGCCGTCGTGGTGGATGGCGGTTTATCGGCGAAGTAG
- a CDS encoding alpha/beta fold hydrolase, protein MDYEIYNLGDVTLQSGVTLPSAFLAYKTYGKLNEQKDNVIVYPTAFGDQHVQNEWLIGSGMALDPEKYFIIVPNLLGNGLSSSPSNTPPPFDRAHFPQVTIYDNVRLQHRLVTEKFSIQKIALVVGWSMGGIQAFQWGASYPEMVERIAPFAGIAKTWPHTFVVLDGMKASLLAAVGFDSSKLDQLTSADMRAVGRVYAGWGLSHAFYREELYRELGFDSLEDFVAGVWEDSFMKMDPHNVLAMLWTGQHADISANPSYNGDFDNALKSIRALACIMPGSTDLFCTADDNEYEAKLIPNAAFNPIQSIWGHFAGRGINSADNQFIDDNLKHLLALSAKG, encoded by the coding sequence ATGGATTATGAGATTTATAATTTGGGTGATGTGACCTTGCAATCAGGAGTGACGTTACCAAGCGCTTTTCTTGCTTATAAGACTTATGGAAAATTAAATGAACAAAAAGATAATGTCATCGTCTATCCAACTGCTTTTGGTGACCAGCATGTTCAGAATGAATGGCTGATTGGCAGCGGGATGGCACTGGATCCTGAAAAATATTTTATTATCGTTCCAAATCTGCTGGGCAACGGATTATCTTCGTCTCCCAGTAACACGCCTCCTCCATTCGATCGGGCTCATTTTCCACAGGTAACCATCTATGACAATGTTAGATTACAGCATCGGCTAGTGACCGAAAAATTCAGCATTCAAAAGATTGCTCTCGTAGTTGGGTGGTCCATGGGAGGCATTCAGGCATTTCAATGGGGTGCAAGTTATCCAGAGATGGTGGAACGAATTGCACCTTTCGCGGGAATTGCCAAGACTTGGCCCCATACATTTGTGGTCTTGGACGGTATGAAAGCTTCGCTGCTGGCTGCAGTTGGCTTCGATTCAAGTAAACTAGACCAGTTGACTTCTGCAGACATGCGCGCCGTTGGCCGGGTCTATGCGGGATGGGGATTATCACATGCGTTTTATAGAGAGGAGCTTTATCGTGAGCTGGGATTTGACTCCTTGGAGGATTTTGTGGCTGGCGTCTGGGAAGATAGCTTTATGAAGATGGATCCGCATAATGTCCTGGCCATGCTATGGACAGGACAACATGCAGATATTAGTGCAAACCCCTCCTATAACGGAGATTTCGATAATGCGCTTAAGAGCATTAGAGCTCTTGCCTGCATCATGCCGGGGAGCACGGATCTCTTCTGCACAGCGGACGATAATGAATACGAAGCTAAGCTTATACCTAATGCTGCCTTTAACCCAATCCAGTCGATCTGGGGCCATTTTGCCGGTCGCGGAATCAATAGTGCCGATAATCAATTTATTGATGATAACCTAAAACACTTGTTGGCACTTAGCGCAAAAGGATAG
- a CDS encoding LytR/AlgR family response regulator transcription factor, translating to MRKQQIDVLIAEDDELQQELLEGYLASFQHIRIVGKASTGDELISLATLTPNLTAMIVDIHLGEGRGGLESYSILKMRGVNLPTILITGMAPHASVTYDLGIVDIVEKPYTEKRLRLAIEKLQNHIAYQRFMEAGGLFVPIFGEEIHQMTPEEILYIESINRTILVHTPNEVYETKIPIKVYESYLQDCHFYLTHRSFLVNLKKISHIEGSSIFFQKGKEGKQALIAEEKKQDIVSYWNNLKKWL from the coding sequence ATGCGAAAGCAGCAGATCGACGTGTTGATTGCAGAAGATGATGAGCTGCAGCAGGAGTTGTTAGAGGGGTACCTGGCCTCGTTTCAGCATATACGGATTGTCGGCAAAGCGAGTACTGGAGATGAGCTCATATCCTTGGCGACGCTTACGCCGAATCTAACAGCGATGATCGTAGACATCCATCTGGGAGAGGGCCGAGGGGGATTGGAGAGCTACTCCATCTTGAAGATGAGAGGGGTGAATCTCCCTACCATCCTGATTACTGGAATGGCTCCGCATGCTAGTGTCACTTATGATCTGGGGATTGTGGATATCGTCGAGAAGCCATATACCGAAAAACGTCTTCGACTAGCCATCGAAAAGCTGCAGAACCATATTGCCTACCAAAGGTTTATGGAGGCGGGTGGTCTTTTTGTCCCTATTTTTGGCGAGGAGATTCACCAGATGACCCCGGAGGAGATTCTGTATATCGAATCGATCAATCGGACCATTCTCGTGCACACCCCAAATGAAGTCTATGAAACGAAAATACCGATCAAGGTGTATGAAAGCTACTTGCAGGATTGCCATTTTTACCTGACCCATCGGTCCTTTCTGGTGAATCTGAAGAAAATCAGCCATATCGAGGGCAGCAGTATTTTCTTTCAGAAGGGGAAGGAAGGCAAACAAGCCCTTATCGCGGAGGAAAAGAAACAGGATATCGTCTCTTACTGGAACAATCTGAAGAAGTGGTTATAG
- a CDS encoding APC family permease, whose amino-acid sequence MDSSQYKQELRRTLTFKDLVIYGMVFMAPLAPMQVYGAVAQQSFGMVPLVYCIGVIALMFTAFSYSHMSKEFPYAGSVYSYVSRGMNPHVGFIAGWLILADYILCPALLYAFAGVWMAGILPQVPAFVWTLIFVVCNTLINVRGITMTARANLLMFWMQIITLVVFLGIAAKFVLVDGHGMGGFSLAPLFQADHVDFGFIATATSIAVLGFLGFDGISTLAEEARDPVKTVGKATVLSILLSGILFFIQVYMAALIHPNYETLNPDMGFFEIAREAGGPVFYTILILINVIAVGIAVTLNVQSATARVLYSMSRENLLPFAQVLAKIHPKFQTPVNATIFCALLSIVVTFCLSIETLYKFVTFGAITAFMMLNVTIIVYFFGKKKRRGVRGFLTYALTPFIGLLITGYVWSGFDRMTFTVGFAWVLIGVIVGYVKSNGYRKIAPVLKDM is encoded by the coding sequence TTGGACAGCAGTCAGTACAAACAAGAATTAAGGCGAACGCTTACGTTTAAGGATCTGGTCATCTACGGTATGGTCTTCATGGCTCCGCTTGCGCCGATGCAGGTCTATGGAGCCGTGGCACAGCAGAGCTTTGGCATGGTACCGCTTGTCTACTGTATCGGAGTCATCGCCTTGATGTTCACGGCATTCAGCTACAGCCACATGAGCAAGGAGTTTCCGTATGCGGGCTCCGTCTATTCCTACGTGAGCCGCGGAATGAATCCGCATGTGGGCTTTATCGCAGGATGGCTGATCCTGGCAGATTACATCCTATGTCCTGCGTTGCTGTATGCCTTTGCAGGTGTGTGGATGGCAGGGATCCTGCCGCAGGTGCCTGCTTTCGTCTGGACGCTCATTTTCGTAGTCTGCAACACGCTGATCAATGTCAGAGGGATTACGATGACAGCGCGAGCTAATCTTCTGATGTTCTGGATGCAGATCATCACTTTGGTCGTGTTCCTGGGGATCGCTGCCAAGTTTGTGCTGGTCGATGGACACGGTATGGGAGGCTTTAGTCTGGCGCCACTTTTCCAGGCAGACCATGTAGACTTTGGCTTTATCGCGACAGCCACATCGATTGCCGTGCTCGGTTTTCTAGGCTTTGATGGCATAAGCACACTGGCCGAAGAAGCTCGCGATCCGGTGAAGACAGTCGGAAAGGCAACGGTTTTATCCATTTTGCTCAGCGGCATACTGTTTTTCATTCAAGTGTACATGGCTGCCTTGATCCATCCGAACTATGAGACACTGAACCCGGACATGGGCTTTTTCGAAATAGCACGGGAAGCTGGAGGCCCTGTTTTCTACACGATTTTGATTCTGATCAATGTCATTGCGGTAGGGATTGCGGTCACGCTGAATGTACAGTCTGCGACAGCGCGAGTGCTCTATTCAATGAGTCGGGAAAATCTGCTGCCTTTTGCTCAGGTGCTGGCGAAAATCCATCCCAAATTTCAAACGCCTGTGAATGCCACGATCTTCTGTGCACTGCTTTCCATCGTGGTGACGTTTTGCCTCTCGATAGAGACGTTGTACAAGTTCGTGACATTCGGGGCGATCACCGCCTTCATGATGCTGAATGTCACCATCATCGTCTATTTCTTCGGCAAGAAGAAGCGGCGTGGAGTAAGGGGGTTCCTCACCTACGCGCTTACTCCCTTCATCGGGCTTCTCATTACAGGATACGTCTGGTCCGGCTTTGACCGTATGACTTTCACTGTAGGATTCGCGTGGGTGCTGATCGGAGTCATCGTCGGCTACGTGAAATCCAATGGATATCGAAAAATAGCCCCTGTTCTCAAAGACATGTAA
- a CDS encoding LysR family transcriptional regulator has product MELRQLNTFRTVASTLNFTRAAEVLNYVPSNVTMQMKALEDELGVRLFDRLGKQLVLTTAGKRFLTHIQGVLDKLDEARSDVHDNENLSGTLTISANEVICAYRLPAVFRRFRSQHPGVRLIFRSVPNQELKQTLFEGTADVVYMLDEPIRSSGLAVEPLREETFRLFAATDHPLAKLTVLQLEDFHGEVFLTNEKGCPYRTMFDRSFEKEGIDSITYLEFQSAEAIKQCAISGIGIAFLPEIVAEAEVERGELVALPWQIPDLHVYTQMLWHKDKWLSPIMLSFIEAAREVLALQE; this is encoded by the coding sequence ATGGAGTTGCGCCAACTGAATACGTTCCGCACGGTTGCATCAACATTAAATTTCACTCGGGCTGCGGAAGTGCTGAACTACGTCCCCTCCAACGTCACAATGCAAATGAAAGCATTGGAGGATGAGCTTGGTGTTCGTCTCTTTGATCGTTTGGGCAAGCAGCTCGTTCTCACAACTGCGGGTAAACGCTTTTTAACTCATATCCAAGGCGTTCTTGACAAATTGGACGAAGCTCGCAGCGACGTTCATGACAATGAAAATCTAAGCGGCACCCTAACGATAAGTGCCAATGAGGTTATTTGCGCCTATCGACTTCCAGCTGTCTTTCGACGGTTTCGTTCGCAGCATCCGGGAGTTCGTCTGATCTTCCGCTCCGTTCCAAATCAAGAGCTCAAGCAAACACTCTTTGAGGGAACCGCGGATGTCGTCTATATGTTGGACGAACCTATTCGCTCGAGCGGACTTGCCGTGGAACCGTTGCGGGAAGAAACTTTCCGCTTGTTCGCTGCTACAGACCACCCGCTCGCAAAACTAACTGTGCTACAGCTGGAGGATTTTCACGGAGAAGTGTTCCTGACGAATGAAAAGGGTTGTCCCTATCGTACTATGTTTGACCGGTCATTTGAGAAAGAGGGCATTGATAGCATTACGTATTTAGAGTTTCAAAGTGCCGAAGCCATTAAGCAATGTGCAATCTCGGGAATCGGTATTGCCTTTCTTCCTGAAATTGTAGCGGAAGCCGAAGTTGAACGCGGAGAACTTGTTGCCCTTCCATGGCAAATTCCGGACTTGCACGTATATACACAAATGTTGTGGCATAAAGACAAGTGGCTTTCACCAATCATGTTATCTTTCATAGAAGCAGCAAGGGAAGTTCTTGCTTTACAGGAGTAG
- a CDS encoding sensor histidine kinase: MNVIYARTNNKVRIILIVAIILSLCFMFTNIFLSYDSTIRTVEISIATQSMKTAADIAREVDVSSFERFLQKPTEDSTDYIELNHFLNDYRIKIGAKHVYLVIMDAQGNSRVMINGLPPGDSAQTYIGELCTLTMEEVQPAYHDDTFHTGIIHDPKYGVYMTAGAPLVNASGQLVGIVGIDIGVELLEQIEANALNNSLFHFAANLVVLILIVVSYTLIRRWYQRETLRAVGDSEQTFQREFRAILTSIQSIRHDFANHLQVLFGLLELKKVDRAQEYLRGLQADIQALTLSEQVANPALLVLLHSKAEKARCKSIEMDFHIPPDETFDGVLSSDLIKILSNLLDNAIEAADEDQRGEKRISLTMQKVGNSYQFMVENTGPTLAPEVINKLTEAGFTTKETEAGKARGYGLGIVREVVHKYAGEMHITSARGKTCFSILLSIADRQ, translated from the coding sequence ATGAACGTAATCTATGCTCGAACCAACAACAAGGTCAGAATCATTCTGATCGTCGCGATCATTTTGAGCCTATGTTTCATGTTTACGAATATTTTTCTAAGCTACGATAGTACGATTCGCACAGTAGAAATATCGATTGCGACCCAGAGCATGAAGACAGCGGCCGATATCGCAAGGGAAGTAGATGTATCGAGCTTTGAAAGATTTTTGCAGAAGCCGACGGAAGATAGTACAGACTATATCGAATTGAATCATTTCCTTAATGATTATCGGATAAAAATCGGCGCGAAGCATGTGTATCTCGTCATTATGGATGCACAGGGAAACAGCCGTGTCATGATCAACGGGCTGCCGCCGGGTGACAGCGCCCAGACATACATTGGTGAACTGTGTACGCTGACCATGGAAGAAGTGCAGCCGGCCTATCATGACGACACGTTTCATACGGGAATTATTCACGACCCCAAATACGGTGTCTACATGACAGCAGGTGCACCTTTGGTCAATGCATCGGGCCAACTGGTCGGGATTGTGGGCATTGACATCGGCGTAGAATTACTCGAGCAAATTGAAGCGAACGCTTTGAATAACAGCCTTTTTCACTTTGCGGCCAATCTGGTTGTTTTGATTTTAATCGTGGTCAGCTATACGTTGATACGCAGGTGGTATCAGCGAGAGACGCTAAGGGCTGTGGGTGATTCCGAGCAAACCTTCCAACGGGAATTCCGTGCCATTCTCACATCTATTCAGTCGATCAGGCACGATTTTGCCAATCACTTGCAGGTTCTATTTGGCCTTTTGGAATTAAAAAAGGTGGACCGGGCTCAAGAGTATTTGCGGGGACTTCAGGCTGATATACAGGCTCTCACGCTGTCGGAGCAGGTAGCCAACCCTGCCTTGTTGGTGCTGCTGCATTCCAAAGCGGAGAAGGCGCGGTGCAAAAGCATCGAGATGGATTTTCATATCCCGCCCGATGAGACCTTCGATGGCGTTCTTTCCTCCGATTTGATCAAGATTCTCTCCAATCTTCTCGACAATGCGATCGAGGCGGCCGACGAGGATCAGAGAGGAGAGAAAAGGATTTCTCTTACGATGCAAAAAGTGGGCAATTCCTATCAATTCATGGTGGAAAATACAGGGCCGACGCTAGCCCCTGAGGTCATAAACAAGCTCACGGAGGCCGGTTTCACTACAAAAGAAACCGAAGCGGGAAAAGCACGCGGGTACGGCCTTGGTATCGTTCGGGAAGTCGTCCATAAATACGCAGGGGAAATGCACATCACATCCGCGAGGGGAAAAACATGCTTTTCCATCCTACTATCGATCGCGGATAGACAATAG